From one Rubrobacter xylanophilus genomic stretch:
- a CDS encoding branched-chain amino acid ABC transporter permease: MTRLSGRRVPWPGVAALALLVLLLPLALPGFGIGIATEIYVMAIFAMSLGLIIGYAGLVSLGHAAFFGAGAYTVALLGERISNTYVLVAAAVAVAALLACVSGALFFRSTGAYFLMLTLAFAQVLFAVAFQAESVTGGSDGMGVAVVPDLGFGEISGELGLYYLMGGAFLVCYVLLRIFVSSPAGRVVKGIMENELRMKALGYNTFSYKLFVYTLAGGVAGFAGALYSYFNLYVTPDLLGWVFSGQALIMVIVGGTGTLLGPAVGAAFFIIVRNYVSFYTEYWAFIMGLIFIFFVLLGRGGIVHLLQAAWRRLSASRSPRRDEEEEPAPEEPAAESARERTP, encoded by the coding sequence TTGACGCGGCTCTCCGGCAGGCGGGTTCCCTGGCCAGGCGTGGCGGCCCTCGCGCTGCTGGTCCTGCTCCTGCCGCTGGCGCTGCCCGGCTTCGGGATCGGCATAGCCACCGAGATCTACGTGATGGCCATCTTCGCCATGAGCCTGGGCCTGATCATCGGCTACGCCGGGCTGGTCTCCCTGGGGCACGCGGCCTTCTTCGGGGCCGGGGCCTACACCGTGGCGCTGCTGGGAGAGCGTATCTCCAACACCTACGTGCTGGTGGCCGCCGCGGTGGCCGTGGCGGCGCTGCTGGCCTGCGTCTCGGGGGCGCTCTTCTTCCGGTCCACGGGGGCGTACTTCCTGATGCTCACGCTGGCCTTCGCCCAGGTTCTCTTCGCCGTGGCCTTTCAGGCCGAGTCCGTGACCGGCGGCAGCGACGGGATGGGGGTCGCGGTCGTACCGGACCTGGGGTTCGGCGAGATCTCCGGCGAGCTCGGCCTCTACTACCTGATGGGCGGGGCCTTCCTCGTGTGCTACGTGCTGCTGAGGATCTTCGTCTCCTCGCCCGCCGGGAGGGTGGTGAAGGGGATCATGGAGAACGAGCTCCGGATGAAGGCCCTGGGCTACAACACCTTCTCCTACAAGCTCTTCGTCTACACCCTCGCCGGTGGCGTCGCCGGCTTCGCCGGGGCCCTGTACTCCTACTTCAACCTGTACGTCACCCCGGACCTGCTCGGCTGGGTGTTCTCCGGGCAGGCTCTGATCATGGTGATCGTGGGCGGCACCGGCACCCTGCTGGGCCCGGCCGTCGGAGCGGCCTTCTTCATCATCGTGCGCAACTACGTGAGCTTCTACACCGAGTACTGGGCGTTTATCATGGGGCTGATCTTCATCTTCTTCGTCCTCCTGGGGAGGGGCGGGATCGTCCACCTGTTGCAGGCCGCGTGGCGGCGGCTTTCCGCCTCCCGGTCGCCGCGGCGCGATGAGGAGGAAGAGCCCGCTCCGGAGGAGCCGGCGGCCGAATCTGCCAGGGAGAGAACGCCGTGA
- a CDS encoding ABC transporter ATP-binding protein: protein MSLLAVEGLGKSYDGLRVLNDVSFAVQPGQRHVIIGPNGAGKTTVFKCITGLLPADSGSVTLDGKDVTNLPVHSRVSLGLACTFQKTNLFDRLTVEENLHLAVLARKPYRFRLWRPLPWHEDLRRETRELLEEWGLWSRRERKVGELSYGEQRMLEIILALASRPRILLLDEPTSGMSPVETSRAASLIKNLPRSVALLIIEHDMDVVFSVAEHITVLHHGEVFLSGPPERVRGDEQVREIYFSGGARPHA from the coding sequence GTGAGCCTGCTCGCGGTGGAGGGGCTTGGCAAGTCCTACGACGGGCTGCGGGTGCTCAACGACGTCTCGTTCGCGGTGCAGCCTGGGCAACGGCACGTCATCATAGGCCCGAACGGCGCGGGGAAGACCACGGTCTTCAAGTGCATAACCGGCCTTCTCCCCGCCGACAGCGGTTCCGTGACCCTCGACGGGAAGGACGTGACGAACCTGCCCGTCCACTCCCGGGTCTCCCTGGGCCTGGCCTGCACCTTCCAGAAGACCAACCTGTTCGACCGGCTCACCGTGGAGGAGAACCTCCACCTTGCAGTCCTGGCGCGCAAGCCGTACCGGTTCCGGCTCTGGCGGCCGCTCCCCTGGCACGAGGACCTGCGCCGGGAGACGCGGGAGCTCTTGGAGGAGTGGGGGCTCTGGTCCCGCCGTGAGCGGAAGGTCGGCGAGCTCTCCTACGGGGAGCAGAGGATGCTCGAGATCATCCTCGCGCTGGCCTCGCGGCCGCGGATACTGCTTCTGGACGAGCCGACCTCCGGGATGTCCCCGGTGGAGACATCCCGCGCCGCCTCCTTGATAAAGAACCTGCCCCGCTCCGTGGCGCTCCTGATCATCGAGCACGACATGGACGTGGTCTTCTCCGTGGCCGAGCACATCACGGTCCTGCACCACGGCGAAGTCTTTCTGAGCGGCCCACCGGAGCGGGTGCGCGGCGACGAGCAGGTGAGGGAGATCTACTTCAGCGGGGGAGCGAGGCCCCATGCTTGA
- a CDS encoding ABC transporter ATP-binding protein, with product MLELEGVHTYYGTSHILQGLSFSVPERSCAVLLGRNGAGKTTTIHSIAGLVPLRSGSIRFMGREISGERPHRIARMGIGLVPQGRRVFPSLTVEENLTVASRGGPSGDGENPPWDLSRVYELFPALRERASNMGNQLSGGEQQMLAIARALMTNPRLLLMDEPSEGLAPVVIERVGEAIHRLKEAGLSILLVEQHVSLACSVADEVLVMNKGRIVWRGSPEALLSNRQVQQQYLGV from the coding sequence ATGCTTGAGCTGGAAGGAGTCCACACCTACTACGGCACGAGCCACATCCTGCAGGGCCTCTCTTTCTCCGTCCCGGAGAGAAGCTGCGCGGTGCTCCTCGGGCGCAACGGAGCCGGGAAGACCACCACCATCCACTCCATCGCCGGGCTCGTCCCGCTCCGCAGCGGGAGCATCCGCTTCATGGGCCGGGAGATCTCCGGCGAGCGGCCCCACAGGATCGCCCGGATGGGCATCGGGCTCGTCCCGCAGGGGAGGCGCGTCTTCCCCTCCCTCACGGTGGAGGAGAACCTGACCGTCGCCAGCCGCGGCGGCCCCTCGGGCGACGGGGAGAACCCCCCCTGGGATCTGAGCAGGGTCTACGAGCTGTTCCCCGCGCTGCGCGAGCGGGCCTCCAACATGGGGAACCAGCTCTCCGGCGGGGAGCAGCAGATGCTGGCCATAGCCCGGGCCCTGATGACCAACCCCCGCCTCCTGCTGATGGACGAGCCCTCCGAGGGCCTCGCCCCGGTGGTCATCGAACGGGTCGGAGAGGCGATCCACCGCCTGAAGGAGGCCGGGCTCTCCATCCTGCTGGTCGAGCAGCACGTTTCGCTGGCCTGCAGCGTGGCGGACGAGGTCCTGGTGATGAACAAGGGACGGATAGTCTGGCGGGGCAGCCCGGAGGCCCTCCTCTCCAACCGGCAGGTGCAGCAGCAGTACCTGGGGGTTTAG
- a CDS encoding 4-carboxy-4-hydroxy-2-oxoadipate aldolase/oxaloacetate decarboxylase, protein MSGVCGELARLGVATVYEASGRRGLVDASFVQVVPGSRVAGPARTVLCGQDDNLMVHAVMERVRPGDVLVITMPEPAPVALVGELLAVQAKTHGAAGVLVDASVRDLEELRELGLPVWARWVRVRGATKTEVGRLDVPVEVGGARISPGDIVVLDADGAVVVEAGRAGEVLEAGRAREERERDFRKKLEAGELSYDLHGLREVVEGGTS, encoded by the coding sequence GTGAGCGGGGTCTGCGGGGAGCTCGCCCGGCTCGGGGTCGCGACCGTCTACGAGGCCTCCGGCAGGCGTGGGCTCGTGGACGCCTCCTTCGTGCAGGTCGTCCCCGGCTCGAGGGTGGCGGGCCCGGCCCGGACGGTCCTCTGCGGGCAGGACGACAACCTGATGGTGCACGCGGTGATGGAGCGGGTGCGGCCCGGAGATGTGCTCGTCATAACCATGCCCGAGCCCGCCCCGGTCGCGCTCGTCGGGGAGCTCCTCGCGGTGCAGGCCAAAACCCACGGCGCGGCGGGCGTCCTGGTGGACGCCTCGGTGCGTGACCTCGAGGAGCTGAGAGAGCTCGGGCTTCCGGTGTGGGCGCGCTGGGTGCGGGTGCGCGGGGCGACCAAGACGGAGGTCGGCAGGCTCGATGTACCCGTCGAGGTCGGCGGCGCCAGGATCTCACCCGGGGACATAGTCGTGCTCGACGCCGACGGGGCGGTCGTCGTCGAGGCCGGGCGGGCCGGGGAGGTGCTCGAAGCCGGCCGGGCGCGGGAGGAGCGGGAGAGAGACTTCCGCAAGAAGCTCGAAGCCGGCGAGCTCTCCTACGACCTGCACGGCCTCAGGGAGGTCGTGGAAGGAGGAACCTCATGA
- a CDS encoding PIG-L deacetylase family protein — translation MTREGRTLLVVGAHSADFVWRAGGAAAVAAASGGRAVVLALSYGERGESGELWKEEGQTVENVKRIRHAEAEEAAGALGAEFRCLDLGDYPLRVDDEALMRLVEIIRELSPDAIVTHTPEDPFNPDHPTAYQAVRQARLLAAGAGVPSAFPGIRPPALYLFEPHQPELCGFVPDTFLDITEVFERKKEAMQAMRAQKYLQQYYLQRAEQRANHARRVSGEKDIRYAEAFQRVLPQVVRSL, via the coding sequence ATGACGCGGGAAGGAAGGACGCTCCTCGTCGTCGGCGCCCACTCGGCGGACTTCGTGTGGCGGGCGGGCGGAGCCGCGGCCGTCGCCGCCGCCTCCGGGGGCCGGGCCGTCGTGCTCGCGCTCTCCTACGGGGAGCGCGGGGAGTCCGGGGAGCTCTGGAAGGAGGAGGGCCAGACCGTCGAGAACGTAAAAAGAATTCGGCACGCCGAGGCCGAGGAGGCGGCCGGGGCGCTCGGGGCCGAGTTCAGGTGTCTGGATCTCGGGGACTACCCTCTGCGGGTGGACGACGAAGCGCTGATGAGGCTCGTCGAGATCATCCGGGAGCTCTCCCCGGATGCGATCGTCACCCACACCCCCGAGGACCCCTTCAACCCCGACCATCCGACGGCCTATCAGGCGGTCCGGCAGGCGCGGCTCCTCGCCGCCGGGGCCGGGGTGCCGAGCGCCTTCCCCGGCATACGGCCACCCGCGCTCTACCTCTTCGAGCCGCACCAGCCGGAGCTCTGCGGCTTCGTGCCGGACACCTTCCTGGACATAACGGAGGTCTTCGAGCGCAAGAAGGAGGCGATGCAGGCCATGCGGGCGCAGAAGTACCTGCAGCAGTACTACCTGCAGCGGGCCGAGCAGCGGGCCAACCACGCGAGGAGGGTCTCGGGGGAGAAGGACATCCGCTACGCCGAGGCCTTCCAGCGGGTCCTGCCGCAGGTGGTGAGGTCGCTGTGA
- a CDS encoding branched-chain amino acid ABC transporter permease, with the protein MDLSAVAVQVLAGLTYGMLLFMISVGLSVIFGLMGIVNLAHGVFFVVGAYVAFSVLGAGANFLVALVVAMLAMAVLGTFVERVLLFRSYGDELGQVLLTFGLAFIIADIIKMIWGNRLQSLPTPALVDFSVSLGGVTFPAYRLVVVLVGCLLAVLLWYLESRTRIGAIIRAGVDDRQMVAALGINVTLVFTGVFAFGAALAGLGGVLGGPVLGMYPDMGFEILVLSLIVVVLGGLGTWKGAFVGGILVGMVEIFGQAYFPSLSLVIVFLLMAGVLLVRPAGLFGRSPAA; encoded by the coding sequence GTGGACCTCTCCGCGGTGGCCGTGCAGGTCTTGGCGGGCCTCACCTACGGGATGCTGCTCTTCATGATCTCCGTGGGGCTCTCGGTGATCTTCGGGCTCATGGGGATCGTCAACCTGGCGCACGGGGTCTTCTTCGTGGTGGGGGCCTACGTGGCGTTCTCGGTGCTCGGGGCCGGGGCGAACTTCCTGGTGGCGCTGGTCGTGGCCATGCTCGCCATGGCGGTGCTGGGGACGTTCGTCGAGCGGGTCCTGCTTTTCCGCTCCTACGGCGACGAGCTGGGGCAGGTGCTCCTGACCTTCGGGCTCGCGTTCATCATCGCGGACATCATCAAGATGATCTGGGGCAACAGGCTGCAGTCCCTGCCCACCCCCGCCCTGGTGGACTTCTCGGTGAGTCTGGGGGGCGTCACCTTCCCCGCCTACCGGCTCGTGGTCGTGCTGGTGGGGTGTCTGCTGGCCGTCCTGCTGTGGTACCTGGAGTCCCGCACCCGCATCGGCGCGATCATCCGCGCGGGGGTGGACGACCGCCAGATGGTCGCCGCCCTGGGCATCAACGTGACGCTCGTCTTCACCGGGGTCTTCGCCTTCGGAGCGGCGCTCGCCGGGCTCGGAGGCGTGCTCGGGGGACCCGTGCTCGGGATGTACCCGGACATGGGCTTCGAGATCCTCGTGCTCTCCCTGATCGTGGTCGTCCTGGGAGGGCTCGGCACCTGGAAGGGGGCGTTCGTCGGCGGGATCCTCGTGGGGATGGTCGAGATCTTCGGCCAGGCCTACTTCCCCTCACTGTCGCTGGTGATCGTGTTCCTGCTCATGGCCGGGGTGTTGCTGGTCCGCCCGGCCGGCCTGTTCGGAAGGAGCCCCGCGGCTTGA
- a CDS encoding polysaccharide deacetylase family protein, with translation MHPPQDSTTAPGESAARRPTVAITFDNLGEAADLERGLWPAERPLGNHFSVRRVLPRILDLLDELGLRATFFVEGLNARLYPKALLEIAARGHEVGYHGWRHEYWAGLPPAEEARLLERGVRELEKLGLRPEGFRPPGGRLNPSSPELLKRLGFTYCSPAGEGVGILEGLAVLPFAWRLIDAYYYLPRFGNLRRSNTGSDAPLPPSRLQEALDAALAETPHRHGHLSLLFHPFLQEPEERFTVLRHSLERLQRLVAEGAVRCAPCREIAAQIPERDDPTASKPRLDLTET, from the coding sequence ATGCATCCCCCGCAGGACAGCACCACCGCCCCCGGAGAATCCGCGGCCCGCCGGCCCACCGTCGCCATAACCTTCGACAACCTGGGCGAGGCGGCGGACCTCGAACGCGGGCTGTGGCCAGCAGAGAGACCCCTGGGGAACCACTTCTCCGTGCGACGCGTGCTGCCGCGCATCCTGGACCTGCTCGACGAACTGGGCCTCCGGGCCACGTTCTTCGTGGAGGGGCTGAACGCGAGGCTCTACCCGAAGGCGTTGCTGGAGATAGCGGCCCGCGGCCACGAGGTGGGCTACCACGGCTGGCGCCACGAGTACTGGGCGGGCCTGCCCCCGGCAGAGGAGGCCCGGCTCCTGGAGCGCGGCGTCCGCGAGCTGGAGAAGCTGGGCCTCCGCCCCGAAGGCTTCCGTCCCCCGGGCGGTAGGCTCAACCCCTCCTCCCCGGAGCTGCTGAAGCGGCTGGGGTTCACCTACTGCTCCCCGGCCGGAGAGGGAGTCGGCATCCTGGAGGGCCTCGCCGTCCTGCCCTTCGCCTGGCGCCTGATCGACGCCTACTACTACCTGCCCCGCTTCGGAAACCTCCGCCGCTCCAACACCGGCTCCGACGCCCCCCTCCCCCCCTCCCGGCTCCAGGAGGCCCTCGACGCAGCCCTCGCCGAGACCCCGCACCGCCACGGCCACCTCTCCCTCCTCTTCCACCCCTTCCTGCAGGAGCCGGAGGAGCGCTTCACCGTCCTGCGCCACTCCTTGGAGCGCCTGCAAAGGCTCGTGGCAGAAGGAGCGGTCCGGTGCGCCCCCTGCCGAGAGATCGCCGCCCAGATCCCGGAACGCGACGACCCCACCGCCAGCAAGCCACGCCTCGACCTCACCGAGACCTGA
- a CDS encoding ABC transporter substrate-binding protein: MGYSRKIGRRDFLKLAGGGLAGAMMLGVAGCGGGGGGGQGGGESGPIRIGALLTLSGPYATLGESIRNGMETFLRLNDNQIGGREVEVRYEDSEGDPQVALRVYRQLTGQNAVDFLMGPVISTEALALANRLQRDRIILINSNAAANDLSWGQKSDYSYRVSQSNYQLGAAGAPYIFENIGKRAFAIGMDYVAGYEVIEAFRLAYQEAGGEVVGSAFSAPGTADFATYLTNIRRAEPEVVFSFLSGTDAIRFIQQYDSFGLKGEIPLIGHDQLASPTVTDPAGEAAEGVMAVSFYYPNLENETNQRFVEAYRNEYDQSPDTIACQGYDTGNVIARAVEEAGGTEPDALIEVLRGISIDSPRGSFTIDPETNNPVQNYYVGENVREGGSMDVRIIDTIEDVGMPAEPPEGYNPTGG, encoded by the coding sequence GTGGGGTACAGCAGAAAGATCGGGCGGCGCGACTTCCTCAAGCTCGCCGGGGGCGGGCTCGCCGGGGCGATGATGCTCGGCGTCGCCGGCTGCGGTGGGGGTGGTGGCGGAGGTCAGGGAGGGGGGGAGAGCGGGCCCATCAGGATAGGGGCGCTGCTCACCCTCTCCGGTCCGTACGCCACCCTTGGGGAGAGCATCCGCAACGGGATGGAGACCTTCCTCCGGCTCAACGACAACCAGATCGGGGGCCGCGAGGTGGAAGTCCGCTACGAGGACAGCGAGGGCGATCCGCAGGTCGCGCTGCGCGTCTACCGGCAGCTCACCGGCCAGAACGCCGTGGACTTCCTCATGGGGCCCGTCATCTCCACCGAGGCGCTCGCGCTCGCCAACCGGCTGCAGCGGGACCGCATCATCCTCATCAACTCCAACGCGGCGGCCAACGACCTCTCGTGGGGGCAGAAGAGCGACTACTCCTACCGGGTCTCCCAGTCCAACTACCAGCTCGGCGCTGCGGGTGCGCCCTACATCTTCGAGAACATAGGCAAGCGCGCCTTCGCCATCGGGATGGACTACGTGGCGGGCTACGAGGTCATAGAGGCCTTCAGGCTCGCCTACCAGGAGGCCGGCGGTGAGGTCGTGGGGAGCGCCTTCTCGGCCCCCGGGACCGCGGACTTCGCCACCTACCTCACCAACATACGCAGGGCCGAACCCGAGGTGGTCTTCAGCTTCCTCTCGGGCACCGACGCCATCCGCTTCATCCAGCAGTACGACAGCTTCGGGCTCAAGGGGGAGATCCCGCTCATAGGCCACGACCAGCTGGCCAGCCCGACCGTGACCGACCCGGCCGGGGAGGCGGCGGAGGGCGTGATGGCGGTCTCGTTCTACTATCCAAACCTGGAGAACGAGACCAACCAGCGCTTCGTGGAGGCGTACCGCAACGAGTACGACCAGTCCCCCGACACCATAGCCTGTCAGGGCTACGATACCGGAAACGTCATCGCCAGGGCCGTCGAGGAGGCGGGCGGCACCGAGCCGGACGCCCTGATCGAGGTGCTCCGGGGCATCTCGATCGACAGCCCGCGCGGCTCCTTCACCATAGACCCCGAGACCAACAACCCGGTCCAGAACTACTACGTCGGGGAGAACGTCCGGGAGGGCGGGAGCATGGACGTCAGGATAATCGACACCATAGAGGACGTGGGGATGCCCGCCGAGCCGCCCGAGGGCTACAACCCGACCGGAGGCTAG
- a CDS encoding fumarylacetoacetate hydrolase family protein, whose protein sequence is MKLVTYLDGRPRVGAVLDSGVVDLSGRFGSMLELIEGGEEALREARALAAGSGPAARLDEVRLLAPIPQPRRNVFCMGWNYRTHFEEGLGRREGQGEELPEYPAFFDKPTTTVIGPHDDIPFDPNFSEKIDYEAELAVVIGRAGRSIPAGEAMEHVFGYTVANDITARDVQRRHGGQWLKGKGMDGSCPLGPWIVTADEIPDVQNLSIQCHVNGVQKQNSNTRFMVFPVARLIQELSLAMTLLPGDILLTGTPEGVGYARTPPEFLRPGDEVTASVGGIGEISNRVVEENLTR, encoded by the coding sequence ATGAAGCTCGTCACGTATCTGGACGGCAGGCCGCGGGTGGGAGCCGTCCTCGACAGCGGGGTCGTCGATCTGAGCGGGAGGTTCGGCTCCATGCTGGAGCTCATCGAGGGCGGGGAGGAGGCCCTCCGGGAGGCCCGGGCTCTCGCCGCGGGCTCCGGGCCCGCCGCCCGGCTGGACGAGGTGAGGCTGCTAGCCCCGATCCCGCAGCCCAGAAGGAACGTCTTCTGCATGGGCTGGAACTACCGGACCCACTTCGAGGAGGGACTGGGACGGCGCGAGGGACAGGGAGAGGAGCTCCCCGAGTACCCCGCCTTCTTCGACAAGCCGACGACCACCGTCATCGGCCCCCACGACGACATCCCCTTCGACCCGAACTTCTCCGAGAAGATCGACTACGAGGCCGAGCTCGCCGTCGTCATCGGCCGGGCCGGAAGGAGCATCCCCGCCGGTGAGGCCATGGAGCACGTCTTCGGCTACACGGTTGCCAACGATATTACGGCCAGGGACGTTCAGCGGCGCCACGGCGGCCAGTGGCTCAAGGGCAAGGGGATGGACGGGAGCTGCCCTCTGGGACCCTGGATCGTGACCGCCGACGAGATCCCCGACGTGCAGAACCTCTCCATCCAATGCCACGTAAACGGCGTGCAGAAGCAGAACTCGAACACCAGGTTCATGGTCTTCCCCGTCGCAAGGCTCATACAGGAGCTCTCCCTCGCGATGACCCTCCTGCCCGGGGATATCCTGCTCACCGGTACCCCCGAAGGGGTCGGCTACGCCCGGACGCCGCCCGAGTTCCTCCGGCCCGGCGACGAGGTCACCGCCTCCGTCGGAGGGATCGGTGAGATCTCCAACCGCGTCGTCGAAGAGAACCTCACCCGGTGA
- a CDS encoding NAD(P)-binding domain-containing protein — protein sequence MSGEGHLAVLGLGEAGGEISRDLAARGRRVLGYDIRPVEPPEGVEVVDSPEEAVRGAEAVLALVPAADAPAAARSAMPALEEGTLYADCSSASPKQKRELARMLGKTGAEFVDLTLMGTVPGRGISTPAFVSGSGADRLAEILRSLGMPVEKVSEEPGDAAGRKLLRSVFVKGMTGAIMEALEAGRAAGCEEWLWGNIVSELTGADEALARRLVEGSYRHARRRADEMAAAEELLRELGVEPRITGAAKARLRELAAES from the coding sequence ATGAGCGGGGAAGGGCACCTCGCGGTCCTCGGCCTCGGGGAGGCGGGCGGTGAGATCTCCCGCGACCTCGCCGCCCGCGGCCGGCGGGTGCTCGGCTACGACATAAGGCCCGTCGAGCCGCCGGAGGGGGTGGAGGTCGTGGATTCTCCGGAGGAGGCGGTGCGCGGCGCGGAGGCGGTGCTCGCGCTCGTCCCCGCCGCCGACGCTCCGGCGGCGGCCCGCTCGGCGATGCCCGCGCTCGAGGAGGGGACGCTCTACGCCGACTGCAGCAGCGCAAGCCCCAAGCAGAAGCGCGAGCTCGCCCGGATGCTCGGGAAGACCGGCGCGGAGTTCGTCGATCTCACCCTCATGGGCACCGTGCCCGGGAGGGGCATCTCCACGCCCGCCTTCGTCTCCGGTTCGGGGGCCGACCGGCTGGCGGAGATCCTGCGCTCTTTGGGGATGCCCGTGGAGAAGGTCTCCGAGGAGCCCGGGGATGCGGCCGGGCGCAAGCTCCTCAGGAGCGTCTTCGTCAAGGGGATGACCGGCGCGATCATGGAGGCGCTCGAGGCCGGACGGGCTGCGGGCTGCGAGGAGTGGCTGTGGGGCAACATCGTCTCCGAGCTCACGGGAGCGGACGAGGCGCTCGCCCGGAGGCTCGTGGAGGGGAGCTACAGACACGCCCGGCGCCGTGCCGACGAGATGGCGGCGGCGGAGGAGCTCCTTAGGGAGCTGGGTGTTGAGCCGCGCATCACCGGGGCGGCGAAGGCCCGGCTGCGGGAGCTCGCGGCGGAGAGCTAA
- a CDS encoding DUF6282 family protein — protein sequence MCSGAAGGGAAAPSERARELVRGAHDHHVHISPDVMERRTDDLSLARRFRELGLSGFTLKSHYVPTAERASVVRAAEGVEVFGAIALNAAVGGMNALAVEIAAREGARFVWMPTVSAVNEAEILSRSDGSGRKLPFWARLQRELEEQGVSAGPVPVVDETGAVLPETRAVLRVVAAHGMVLATGHLSRDEIFAVVEAAREEGVRSIVVTHPEFPSQNLSAKDQVRLVEQGALMERCFAPAYGGKVSWETMFENIRATGAENSFLSTDLGQPSNPPVEDGIALMADRLLEAGFSEEEVRIMAVENTRRLAKGVPV from the coding sequence ATGTGTAGTGGTGCGGCGGGAGGTGGTGCGGCGGCACCTTCCGAGCGGGCACGGGAGCTAGTACGGGGGGCTCACGACCACCACGTACACATCAGCCCGGACGTTATGGAGCGCAGGACGGACGACTTGAGCCTGGCGCGGCGCTTCAGGGAGCTCGGGCTCTCCGGCTTCACGCTCAAGTCCCATTACGTGCCGACTGCCGAGCGGGCCAGCGTGGTCCGGGCGGCGGAGGGGGTGGAGGTCTTCGGGGCCATCGCGCTCAACGCCGCGGTAGGCGGGATGAACGCTCTGGCGGTGGAGATAGCGGCGCGGGAGGGGGCACGGTTCGTGTGGATGCCCACCGTGAGCGCCGTGAACGAGGCGGAGATCCTCTCCCGCTCCGACGGGAGCGGGAGGAAGCTGCCGTTCTGGGCGCGGCTGCAGCGCGAGCTCGAGGAGCAGGGGGTGAGTGCCGGGCCCGTACCCGTGGTGGACGAGACGGGGGCGGTGCTCCCGGAGACCCGGGCCGTGCTGCGGGTGGTCGCCGCGCACGGGATGGTGCTCGCCACCGGGCATCTCTCGCGGGATGAGATCTTCGCCGTCGTGGAGGCCGCGAGGGAGGAGGGGGTGCGGAGCATCGTTGTGACCCACCCCGAGTTCCCCTCGCAGAACCTCTCGGCGAAAGACCAGGTACGCCTCGTCGAGCAGGGGGCGCTCATGGAGCGCTGCTTCGCTCCGGCGTACGGCGGCAAGGTCTCCTGGGAGACGATGTTCGAAAACATCCGGGCGACGGGCGCGGAGAATTCCTTCCTCTCCACCGACCTCGGGCAGCCTTCGAACCCGCCGGTGGAGGACGGGATCGCGCTCATGGCCGACCGGCTGCTCGAGGCGGGCTTCAGCGAGGAGGAGGTCAGGATCATGGCGGTCGAGAACACCCGGAGGCTCGCGAAAGGGGTGCCCGTATGA
- a CDS encoding catechol 2,3-dioxygenase → MSVEPIRDIAHLGHVELLTPAFEESLWFFTDVLGMEEVERRGESAYLRAFGDYELSTLKLTAADRAGPGHIAWRATSQQALERRVAALEESGLGEGWIEGDFGHGPAYRFSDPDGHPMELYFQTEKYRPPDHMRPALKNQPQKFTARGVGVRRIDHVNLQAVDIDANSAFMRERLGFRLTEEVRLDDGRQGAAWMNVTQKSYDIAYGGRDASGTGGRLHHVAYALDSREYVLRAADIFLEEGVFIEAGPAKHAVQQTFFLYVYEPGGNRIEMISDIKLLLDPDPETITWSQAEREKGQAWRTIMPESFFTYATPLPEEVGQQG, encoded by the coding sequence ATGAGCGTAGAGCCCATCAGAGACATCGCCCATCTCGGGCACGTCGAGCTCCTCACCCCCGCCTTCGAGGAGAGCCTGTGGTTCTTCACCGACGTTTTGGGCATGGAGGAGGTGGAAAGGCGCGGGGAGTCCGCGTATCTCAGGGCCTTCGGAGATTACGAGCTCTCCACCCTCAAGCTCACCGCCGCGGACCGGGCGGGCCCCGGGCACATCGCCTGGCGGGCCACGAGCCAGCAGGCTCTGGAGAGGAGAGTCGCCGCGCTCGAGGAGAGCGGGCTCGGGGAGGGCTGGATCGAGGGTGACTTCGGGCACGGCCCTGCCTACCGCTTCTCCGACCCCGACGGGCACCCGATGGAGCTCTACTTCCAGACCGAGAAGTACCGGCCGCCGGACCATATGCGCCCCGCTTTAAAGAACCAGCCGCAGAAGTTCACCGCCCGGGGCGTCGGCGTGCGCAGGATAGACCACGTCAACCTGCAGGCCGTCGACATCGACGCCAACAGCGCCTTCATGCGCGAGAGGCTCGGCTTCCGGCTCACCGAGGAGGTCAGGCTCGACGACGGGCGGCAGGGGGCGGCGTGGATGAACGTCACCCAGAAGTCCTACGACATAGCCTACGGGGGGAGGGACGCGAGCGGCACGGGCGGCAGGCTGCACCACGTCGCCTACGCCCTCGACAGCCGGGAGTACGTGCTGCGGGCGGCGGACATCTTCCTGGAGGAGGGCGTCTTCATCGAGGCCGGCCCGGCCAAGCACGCCGTGCAGCAGACCTTCTTCCTCTACGTCTACGAGCCCGGGGGCAACCGCATCGAGATGATCTCGGACATAAAGCTCCTGCTGGACCCCGACCCCGAGACCATAACCTGGAGCCAGGCCGAGCGGGAGAAAGGGCAGGCCTGGCGCACGATCATGCCCGAGAGCTTCTTCACCTACGCCACGCCGCTGCCCGAGGAGGTTGGGCAGCAGGGATGA